A stretch of the Neptunomonas phycophila genome encodes the following:
- the murB gene encoding UDP-N-acetylmuramate dehydrogenase: MKYISDYALSEYNTLGFRSVAQFFAEPQSPEEIEACIQWAKEKQLSVHVLGGGSNVLLAPQVNGLVLKPALNDISFELKGDDVLVTVGAGTDWHELVRWTVERGWSGIESMALIPGSVGAAPVQNIGAYGTELKDVFYRLTAFDTQQNSWVSFTKEACNFAYRDSRFKQEKGRFIIAEVVLKLSRTATVNVKYDALTGYFSGLGIDKPSLVQVFDGVCAVRRAKLPDPNELANAGSFFKNPVISADHYQQILEHWPTLVGYPEPDGRVKVAAGWLIDKCQWKGYRQGPVGVYEKQALVLVHYGDGTRDQLLALASDIKESIHSAFGIDLEIEPQLFPR, from the coding sequence ATGAAGTATATCTCAGACTATGCGCTCAGTGAGTACAATACACTCGGGTTTCGATCAGTCGCCCAGTTTTTTGCTGAGCCGCAATCGCCAGAAGAGATTGAGGCTTGCATACAGTGGGCCAAAGAGAAACAACTTTCGGTTCATGTGCTAGGAGGAGGCAGTAATGTCTTATTGGCTCCACAGGTTAATGGATTGGTGCTCAAACCGGCATTGAATGATATTTCTTTTGAGCTTAAGGGGGACGATGTTCTTGTAACCGTGGGAGCCGGAACGGACTGGCATGAGCTTGTCCGGTGGACGGTGGAGCGGGGATGGTCTGGCATCGAAAGCATGGCTTTAATTCCTGGCTCAGTAGGTGCTGCCCCTGTTCAAAATATCGGCGCCTACGGTACTGAGTTAAAAGACGTTTTTTATCGCTTAACAGCTTTCGATACCCAGCAAAACTCGTGGGTGAGTTTTACGAAGGAAGCGTGCAATTTTGCTTATCGTGATAGTCGATTTAAGCAAGAAAAGGGTCGTTTTATCATCGCTGAAGTCGTGCTCAAACTATCGAGAACCGCGACCGTTAATGTTAAATATGATGCTTTAACAGGGTACTTTTCAGGTCTGGGTATCGATAAGCCAAGCTTAGTACAGGTGTTTGATGGCGTTTGTGCTGTTCGCAGAGCAAAGTTGCCAGATCCCAATGAGTTAGCTAACGCGGGAAGTTTTTTTAAGAACCCCGTTATTTCGGCAGATCATTACCAGCAGATTTTAGAACACTGGCCTACACTGGTTGGGTATCCAGAACCGGATGGTCGCGTTAAAGTGGCCGCAGGCTGGTTAATTGATAAGTGCCAGTGGAAAGGTTATCGCCAAGGGCCAGTAGGCGTTTATGAGAAGCAGGCTTTAGTGCTTGTTCACTATGGCGATGGTACTCGTGATCAGTTATTAGCCCTTGCTTCTGATATTAAAGAATCAATCCATTCAGCCTTTGGTATTGATTTGGAAATTGAACCTCAATTGTTCCCGCGTTGA
- a CDS encoding cache domain-containing protein: MKNLKIKQKMLVLTAIPLLIAVVAIMAVSIYQIKASGEQEIQNLRFSMVEDKQAALKDSMDIVKSAVSPILKNYPQSPEALSQLKETLSAIRYGDEDGYIFAFTFDGETTVHPGQPQLVGQNMIDMQDSNGTKVIAELIKVARNGGGFVEYHWHKPSVDEELPKLSYATALHELGWMIGTGFYIDDIDSSINKLQSEVDNKVEKTVLLSLGIGLVILIVMITINLWVANRTMVRPILELSESARQMSLGKMDEEIKVNSSDEIGELADAISRMQKSLKVVFKKLRQKN; this comes from the coding sequence GTGAAAAACCTTAAAATTAAACAAAAAATGTTGGTCTTAACCGCTATTCCACTGTTGATTGCTGTTGTAGCAATTATGGCGGTGTCTATTTATCAAATTAAGGCCTCGGGTGAACAGGAAATACAGAACCTTCGTTTTTCGATGGTTGAAGATAAGCAAGCTGCACTTAAAGACAGTATGGATATTGTGAAGTCTGCTGTCAGCCCCATTTTAAAGAATTACCCTCAGTCGCCTGAGGCACTCAGTCAATTAAAAGAGACGCTTAGTGCGATTCGTTACGGTGACGAAGACGGTTATATTTTCGCATTCACTTTTGATGGTGAAACCACAGTACACCCTGGGCAGCCTCAACTGGTTGGCCAAAACATGATAGATATGCAAGATTCTAATGGCACTAAAGTCATTGCAGAATTAATAAAAGTTGCACGTAATGGGGGCGGCTTTGTTGAATACCATTGGCATAAGCCCTCGGTTGACGAAGAGCTACCAAAGCTGAGTTACGCAACCGCATTACATGAGTTGGGGTGGATGATAGGTACAGGCTTTTATATTGATGATATTGATAGTTCAATCAATAAGTTACAGAGTGAAGTTGATAATAAAGTTGAAAAGACAGTCTTGCTGTCTCTTGGTATTGGCTTAGTGATTTTGATTGTCATGATTACCATTAACTTATGGGTAGCAAATCGGACAATGGTGCGTCCTATATTAGAGCTGTCTGAAAGCGCTCGTCAGATGAGTTTAGGTAAAATGGACGAGGAAATTAAAGTTAATTCATCAGATGAAATTGGTGAGCTTGCCGATGCAATCAGTCGCATGCAGAAAAGTTTAAAAGTGGTATTTAAAAAGTTACGCCAAAAGAATTAA
- a CDS encoding glutathione S-transferase has translation MSCSLPSQPLPILYSFRRCPYAIRARIALVYSGVEVEHREVVLKDKPKAMLAISPKGTVPVLQLPDGRVLEESTDIMRWALLQHDGKGWLTEANEADVSRLIMINDSEFKPWLDRYKYADRYPEHPMEYYRSQCEEWLAQIEGYLLANDGCLLSAQYTMADMAIFPFIRQCAHVDKAWFEQSPYPNLKIWLTGLLESSLFASVMMKHPQWKG, from the coding sequence ATGTCCTGTTCTTTACCGTCCCAACCGCTTCCCATTTTGTATTCGTTTCGTCGTTGTCCCTATGCAATTCGTGCGCGTATCGCGCTCGTTTATAGTGGTGTGGAAGTAGAGCATCGTGAAGTTGTGCTAAAAGACAAACCCAAAGCAATGTTAGCGATTTCACCTAAAGGGACAGTGCCTGTTTTACAGCTCCCGGATGGGCGAGTGCTTGAGGAGAGCACCGATATTATGCGTTGGGCTTTGCTCCAGCATGATGGAAAGGGGTGGTTGACTGAAGCTAATGAGGCTGACGTTAGTCGGTTGATAATGATAAATGACTCAGAATTTAAGCCTTGGTTGGATCGTTATAAGTATGCCGATCGATATCCTGAGCATCCGATGGAGTATTATCGCTCTCAGTGTGAGGAGTGGCTGGCGCAGATAGAAGGCTATTTGCTAGCTAACGATGGTTGTTTGCTGTCAGCTCAATATACGATGGCCGACATGGCGATTTTCCCTTTTATAAGGCAATGCGCGCATGTTGATAAAGCGTGGTTTGAGCAAAGCCCGTACCCAAATTTGAAAATATGGCTAACGGGTTTGCTTGAGTCTAGCTTGTTCGCTTCTGTTATGATGAAGCATCCTCAATGGAAAGGATGA
- a CDS encoding acyltransferase family protein, with translation MLDEDISKRVWIARYLMVIGIVILHVPPYQALSELDGSIFGYIKAFFAHGVFRASVPVLTVMSGYLIFATQLHLKPVKLFKKKVSTLLVPLILWNLPLAIAVYLVQRFNIIDYQFSMELYPFDLFIWLDANLGLSRIPINYPLNFLRDLFVIALLSPLIGWVLKKGAFLGLVGVFIVYFYNVEGELILRNSMLISFYCGALLAYKSYDLRRLDKYAFPCLLSFVVVCISIVAFQIENRELFRMVSPFMIWPALSLLESTKLGTLLYRYSGNSFFTFLAHGPLLVILWVVFNKLPVELPYYVFWLLTPIIIVCLTIIANRLLKCVAPKVALVVLGNR, from the coding sequence ATGTTAGATGAGGATATAAGCAAGCGGGTTTGGATTGCTCGATATTTGATGGTTATAGGTATAGTGATATTGCACGTACCTCCTTATCAAGCGCTAAGTGAACTCGATGGCTCAATTTTTGGCTATATAAAAGCTTTTTTTGCTCACGGTGTTTTTCGTGCTTCAGTGCCTGTGCTTACGGTTATGTCAGGGTATTTGATCTTTGCTACCCAGTTACACTTAAAGCCTGTCAAACTCTTTAAAAAGAAAGTTTCTACCTTGCTGGTTCCACTTATCCTATGGAATTTACCCCTTGCGATAGCCGTGTATTTGGTTCAGCGCTTTAACATCATCGATTATCAATTCTCGATGGAGCTGTATCCGTTTGATCTATTTATCTGGCTTGACGCTAATCTGGGCTTAAGCCGTATTCCAATCAATTACCCGCTTAATTTTTTGAGGGACTTATTCGTCATCGCATTGTTGTCTCCGCTCATTGGTTGGGTTTTGAAAAAAGGCGCATTTTTAGGGCTAGTGGGGGTGTTTATAGTTTACTTCTATAATGTGGAAGGTGAATTGATTTTGAGAAACTCGATGTTAATTAGTTTCTATTGTGGGGCCTTATTAGCATACAAATCATACGATCTTCGCCGGCTAGATAAGTATGCATTTCCTTGTTTATTAAGCTTCGTTGTTGTGTGTATATCGATTGTTGCTTTCCAGATAGAAAATCGCGAGTTATTCAGAATGGTGTCTCCTTTTATGATTTGGCCCGCGTTATCCCTGTTAGAGTCAACTAAACTGGGTACGTTACTGTATCGCTATTCAGGGAATAGCTTTTTCACCTTTTTAGCGCATGGTCCGCTTTTAGTTATACTGTGGGTCGTCTTTAATAAACTACCTGTCGAATTGCCTTACTACGTTTTCTGGCTGCTAACGCCAATCATCATAGTGTGTTTAACGATCATCGCTAATCGATTGTTAAAGTGTGTAGCCCCTAAGGTTGCTTTAGTTGTATTAGGTAATCGTTAA
- a CDS encoding DEAD/DEAH box helicase has translation MKFSSLDLAPPLLQAIEACGYSEMTPVQEKAIIPARRGRDVLANAQTGTGKTAAFALPILQQMLDKPLADGARRPRALILTPTRELAEQLAHTIGAYAQFLPFTITALYGGVKMGGQANKLKAGTDIIISTPGRLLEHIALGNVNLAGVEFTVLDEADRMLDMGFIADVQKLMQHTAKKRQTLLFSATTSAGVNELAHKLLKNHVDIRVTKVNTTADTVDHVMYPVEEARKLELFIELLDEQNWFQVLVFTSTKEQADQLMRVLKVNKVDAAVCHADKTQGSRRRALADFKSSKIQVLIATEVAARGLDIQGLDYVVNYNLPYLAEDYVHRIGRTGRAGNKGHAISFVSREEERIVDSIERMIGAKVKRIYREGFEVGNRDQLLKNIAKKGRANRTNKATRTRINRNKG, from the coding sequence ATGAAATTTTCATCTTTAGATTTAGCACCCCCTTTACTACAAGCAATTGAGGCTTGTGGTTATAGTGAAATGACACCCGTTCAAGAGAAAGCAATTATCCCGGCTCGCCGTGGTCGTGATGTCTTGGCTAATGCGCAAACAGGAACCGGCAAGACGGCTGCTTTTGCGTTGCCAATTCTTCAGCAAATGCTTGATAAACCTCTAGCCGATGGGGCTCGTCGTCCGCGGGCTCTAATTTTAACGCCAACACGGGAGTTAGCTGAACAGCTAGCTCACACCATTGGTGCATACGCACAGTTTCTGCCATTTACGATTACTGCTTTGTATGGCGGTGTTAAGATGGGAGGGCAAGCAAATAAATTAAAAGCGGGTACGGATATTATCATTTCTACACCTGGGCGCTTGCTTGAACATATCGCTTTAGGAAATGTAAACTTGGCTGGCGTTGAGTTTACTGTGTTGGATGAAGCTGACCGCATGTTGGATATGGGCTTTATTGCTGATGTTCAAAAATTGATGCAGCACACCGCCAAAAAACGCCAAACTTTGCTTTTTTCAGCCACCACGTCTGCGGGTGTAAATGAGTTAGCCCATAAGCTGCTCAAAAACCACGTTGATATTCGCGTGACAAAAGTGAACACAACAGCGGATACCGTTGATCATGTAATGTATCCAGTGGAAGAGGCGCGTAAGCTAGAACTCTTCATTGAGTTATTGGATGAACAGAATTGGTTTCAAGTTCTGGTGTTTACCAGTACAAAAGAGCAAGCTGATCAGCTGATGCGTGTGCTTAAGGTTAACAAGGTCGATGCCGCTGTTTGCCATGCCGATAAAACACAAGGCTCACGACGCCGTGCTTTAGCCGATTTTAAGTCATCAAAAATTCAAGTGCTAATCGCAACAGAAGTGGCGGCACGAGGTTTAGACATTCAAGGCTTAGACTATGTAGTGAACTACAATTTGCCGTATTTGGCTGAGGATTATGTTCATCGTATAGGAAGGACTGGCAGGGCAGGTAATAAAGGCCATGCAATCTCTTTTGTTAGTCGTGAAGAAGAACGCATTGTCGATAGCATTGAGCGAATGATTGGCGCTAAAGTTAAGCGTATCTACCGAGAGGGTTTTGAGGTAGGTAACCGTGATCAGTTATTAAAGAATATTGCTAAAAAAGGCCGTGCTAACCGTACCAACAAAGCGACACGAACCCGTATCAACCGTAATAAGGGTTAA
- a CDS encoding DUF6172 family protein, whose product MKKTFELSHPKIKYPRLVEGAKHDVKKYLKRERNKQLPAGADYWDFDCKFGLTEDTAEPVAVSDINGRISEIEAQQLTSFYVEIIAKPGHRSFVERDEYDQD is encoded by the coding sequence ATGAAAAAAACCTTTGAATTATCACATCCCAAAATTAAGTACCCGCGCCTTGTAGAAGGTGCTAAGCATGACGTTAAAAAGTACTTAAAGCGCGAGCGTAATAAGCAGTTGCCTGCAGGTGCTGATTATTGGGATTTTGATTGTAAGTTTGGTCTAACAGAAGATACAGCCGAACCTGTAGCCGTTTCAGACATCAATGGCCGAATAAGCGAAATTGAAGCTCAGCAATTAACTTCTTTTTATGTCGAAATTATTGCTAAGCCGGGTCATCGTAGTTTTGTAGAGCGTGACGAGTACGATCAAGACTAA
- a CDS encoding MarC family protein → MHADHLIKDALILWATIDPVGTLAIFAGLTARLDQKARFRTALKATLYSAIILISAVLVGQLLLSAMGIRLISLQVAGGIILFLFGLKMIFGNGAGEDPSHAEEGHDIAVFPLAVPSIASPGAIMAAIVLTDNHTHPISDQVGTVMVICLILGITFLFMLAAAPVIRLIGNNGASILIRVMGMLLAALSIELVFEGLNLFNLLQLPS, encoded by the coding sequence ATGCACGCTGATCATTTGATTAAAGATGCGTTAATTTTATGGGCAACCATTGACCCTGTAGGAACACTCGCTATCTTTGCGGGCTTAACAGCACGTTTAGACCAAAAAGCTCGCTTTAGAACGGCGCTTAAAGCAACGTTATATTCGGCAATTATTCTAATAAGTGCGGTTTTAGTTGGGCAATTGCTTTTGTCAGCCATGGGGATTCGGTTAATTTCTTTGCAAGTGGCCGGTGGCATTATTCTATTTTTGTTTGGCCTAAAAATGATCTTTGGCAATGGCGCAGGAGAGGACCCCTCGCATGCGGAAGAGGGACATGATATTGCTGTTTTTCCTTTGGCAGTACCCTCTATAGCCTCACCTGGAGCTATTATGGCCGCTATTGTTTTGACGGATAACCATACGCATCCCATATCAGATCAGGTAGGAACAGTGATGGTAATCTGTTTGATACTTGGCATCACATTTTTGTTTATGCTGGCTGCAGCGCCGGTGATTCGTTTAATTGGTAATAATGGCGCTTCCATTCTGATACGTGTTATGGGAATGCTGCTGGCAGCCTTGTCAATTGAGTTAGTGTTTGAAGGCTTGAACTTGTTTAATTTGCTTCAGTTACCTAGCTAG
- a CDS encoding methyltransferase family protein, translating to MSWLELKVPPVIVAALCGLLMWALDVCTHDMYISREVRVTLWSIFMVLAITFGVAGVLCFRRHKTTVNPMFPRESSALVTDGVYRATRNPMYFALLCVLFAWWCYLTNVWSLTGCVLFVLYMNRFQIEPEERVLASKFGEAFNAYKAEVRRWI from the coding sequence ATGAGTTGGCTTGAACTAAAAGTGCCGCCTGTTATTGTGGCTGCATTGTGCGGGTTGTTGATGTGGGCACTGGATGTGTGCACTCATGATATGTATATCTCACGTGAAGTTAGAGTGACCTTATGGTCTATTTTTATGGTGCTGGCTATCACGTTTGGCGTGGCAGGTGTGCTGTGTTTTAGGCGCCACAAGACTACCGTTAACCCTATGTTTCCTCGCGAAAGCTCGGCGCTGGTTACCGATGGTGTATATCGCGCTACGCGAAACCCTATGTATTTCGCGCTGTTGTGTGTGTTGTTCGCTTGGTGGTGTTATTTAACCAATGTTTGGTCGCTTACTGGCTGCGTTTTATTTGTTTTATACATGAATCGTTTTCAAATAGAGCCGGAGGAGCGCGTGTTGGCTAGTAAATTTGGTGAAGCTTTTAATGCTTATAAGGCGGAAGTGAGGCGTTGGATTTAG
- the speE gene encoding polyamine aminopropyltransferase, translated as MANFTETLYDGYGQSFSVDEVLFEQQTDSWHLIIFRNKVFGTIMALDGIVQTTERDEFVYHEMLTHVPLFAHGNAKRVLIIGGGDGGILREVLKHPEVEHATQVEIDQAVIDMCKTYLPNHSDGAYDNARANIVIDDGIEFVCNTQEKFDVIISDCTDPVGPGEVLFSSRFYEGCKRCLNEGGVFVAQNGVAFMQIEEVQTTRRRLSPYFSDQNFYCAAVPTYVGGNMTLAWGSDNEGLRDVDLKTIEARFKDSGIQTRYYNPRMHVSAFALPQYIVDALDSM; from the coding sequence ATGGCAAATTTTACTGAAACCCTTTACGACGGCTACGGTCAGTCTTTTTCGGTTGATGAAGTGCTGTTTGAGCAGCAAACAGACTCTTGGCACTTAATTATTTTCCGTAATAAGGTGTTTGGTACCATTATGGCGTTAGATGGTATTGTGCAAACGACAGAGCGAGATGAGTTTGTATACCATGAGATGCTAACGCATGTTCCTTTGTTTGCTCATGGCAACGCTAAGCGTGTTCTAATTATTGGTGGTGGCGATGGTGGTATCTTACGCGAAGTGTTAAAACACCCAGAAGTAGAGCATGCAACACAGGTTGAAATCGATCAAGCCGTCATTGATATGTGTAAGACATATTTGCCTAACCACTCTGACGGCGCATATGACAATGCGCGAGCAAACATCGTTATAGATGATGGCATTGAGTTTGTTTGCAATACGCAAGAAAAGTTTGATGTCATAATCTCTGATTGCACAGACCCTGTTGGTCCAGGTGAGGTGCTATTTAGTAGCCGTTTCTACGAAGGCTGTAAGCGTTGCCTAAATGAAGGGGGGGTGTTTGTTGCCCAGAATGGTGTGGCGTTCATGCAAATTGAAGAGGTGCAAACCACTCGACGCCGTCTAAGCCCGTATTTCTCTGATCAAAATTTCTATTGTGCAGCTGTTCCGACGTATGTCGGTGGTAATATGACCTTGGCATGGGGGTCTGATAATGAAGGTTTGCGCGATGTTGATTTAAAGACAATCGAAGCGCGCTTCAAGGATTCAGGTATTCAGACCCGTTATTATAATCCTCGAATGCATGTGTCTGCGTTTGCATTGCCTCAATACATTGTTGATGCGCTAGATTCTATGTAA
- the rne gene encoding ribonuclease E, whose amino-acid sequence MKRMLINATQPEELRVALVDGQRLYDLDIESDSREQKKANIYKGTITRVEPSLEAAFVNYGAERHGFLPLKEISREYFAKQPDRGNRPNIRDVLKEGTEVIVQVDKEERGNKGAALTTFISLAGRYLVLMPNNARAGGISRRIEGEERTQLKAALDGVTVPDKMGIIVRTAGVGRTSEELQWDLNYLAKVWKGIKEHATKPAPFLIYQESDVVIRAIRDYLRADIGEVLIDDEAVYQNAMEFVRQVMPSYETKLKLYKEQTPLFNRFQIESQIETAFEREVKLPSGGSIVIDPTEALVSIDINSARATRGGDIEETALQTNLEAAEEIARQLRLRDIGGLVVIDYIDMTPIKNQRAVEEKLYEALKLDRARVQMGRISRFGLLEMSRQRLRPSLTESRGSVCPRCNGQGSIRDTESLALSIMRLIEEESAKDRTSQIRAILPVTVATFLLNEKRRAVHDIELRHEVRIVIVPNPNMETPHYEVVRLRDDHTVTSVNDASYLLKPENTPEPEEVKETQPVKREKAAMSGVIPSAPAPTESTSAPATPAASPRAAAKTAAPKVAPATGLFNRIIASITALFAGESKEPETKVATKQAPEKKNTRSKNERGNSNESGNRRPRKSRRTNSRDSMDNRRDNRNSKADEVITVTPDTQAPATETAPAAKKNGKRDNNSDDDKQGKRRRRRTRRNTDDNDQQNQSKTEDQSTATAKKANDEQPEARSRNRGRRRRNAERSAERSNKQQTETASVETTDNKPKVNDAATTAAAIIAASAKAESAASKRVETTSNTAHSATMIAVIPEAVTEVSAAKAINMAFIAVRPEDTIYLDDNASTVVEAEADHSPSTNDIKPSGEQAPTAQPADSATPTADSTVETTVEAEVGTTAEAEPLQAEEKAPEPIEQHAEQPTPTTEQVSATTEAPENVEKQAVSETVEETTPSTDAITEPTSEAEAETQTNEPEVAAETEQKTSVAAAQDNSNTAEPTAPARRQRRAGRAANDPREIRRRQQAEANTEN is encoded by the coding sequence ATGAAAAGAATGTTAATCAACGCAACTCAACCAGAAGAGTTGCGTGTAGCCCTCGTTGATGGCCAGCGCCTATACGATCTGGATATAGAATCCGATAGCCGCGAACAAAAGAAAGCTAATATCTATAAAGGTACTATCACTCGCGTAGAACCTAGCTTAGAAGCCGCATTTGTTAATTATGGTGCTGAACGCCACGGATTCCTTCCATTAAAAGAAATATCTCGTGAATACTTCGCAAAACAGCCGGACCGAGGCAATCGCCCAAATATCCGTGATGTGCTGAAAGAAGGCACCGAAGTCATTGTCCAAGTTGACAAAGAAGAGCGCGGTAACAAAGGCGCCGCACTAACCACCTTTATCAGCCTTGCTGGCCGCTACCTTGTGTTGATGCCGAACAACGCACGCGCGGGCGGCATCTCTCGTCGAATCGAAGGCGAAGAGCGCACCCAACTCAAAGCTGCACTGGATGGCGTCACAGTTCCTGACAAAATGGGCATTATTGTCCGTACCGCAGGTGTTGGCCGCACATCCGAAGAGCTGCAGTGGGATTTAAACTACCTTGCTAAAGTCTGGAAAGGCATTAAAGAACATGCCACAAAACCAGCCCCTTTCTTAATTTACCAAGAAAGCGATGTAGTTATCCGTGCTATTCGTGATTATTTACGTGCAGATATCGGCGAAGTGCTCATCGATGACGAAGCAGTGTATCAAAACGCTATGGAATTCGTGCGTCAGGTGATGCCTTCTTATGAGACAAAGCTGAAACTATACAAAGAGCAAACTCCGCTTTTCAATCGCTTCCAAATTGAATCACAGATTGAGACAGCATTTGAGCGCGAAGTTAAATTACCTTCTGGCGGCTCAATTGTAATTGACCCAACAGAAGCCCTCGTATCAATCGACATCAACTCTGCGCGAGCAACACGCGGCGGTGATATCGAAGAAACGGCTCTACAAACTAACCTTGAAGCAGCCGAAGAAATTGCACGTCAACTGCGCTTGCGCGACATAGGCGGCTTGGTTGTCATCGATTACATTGATATGACACCCATTAAAAACCAGCGTGCCGTGGAAGAGAAGCTCTATGAAGCACTCAAGCTTGATCGCGCGCGCGTACAAATGGGCCGAATATCGCGTTTTGGCTTGCTCGAAATGTCACGCCAACGCCTTCGTCCGTCCCTGACTGAGAGCCGCGGCTCTGTTTGCCCTCGATGCAACGGCCAAGGTAGCATTCGTGATACCGAGTCACTTGCACTATCAATCATGCGCCTCATTGAAGAAGAGTCAGCAAAAGATCGTACTTCCCAGATTCGTGCCATTCTGCCTGTAACTGTTGCTACTTTCCTCTTGAACGAAAAACGTCGTGCGGTACATGATATCGAACTACGTCACGAAGTTCGCATTGTGATTGTTCCTAATCCAAATATGGAAACTCCGCACTATGAGGTTGTTCGTTTGCGCGACGACCACACGGTGACTTCCGTTAATGATGCAAGCTACCTACTCAAGCCAGAAAACACACCTGAGCCTGAAGAGGTGAAAGAAACGCAGCCAGTTAAACGCGAAAAAGCAGCGATGTCAGGCGTCATTCCAAGCGCCCCAGCTCCAACTGAATCAACCTCAGCACCGGCTACACCCGCTGCCTCACCAAGAGCGGCGGCTAAAACTGCAGCACCTAAAGTCGCTCCGGCTACCGGATTATTTAATAGAATCATCGCTTCTATTACGGCTCTTTTTGCTGGCGAATCTAAAGAACCTGAAACCAAGGTTGCTACAAAGCAAGCGCCAGAGAAAAAGAATACTCGTTCTAAAAATGAGCGAGGTAACAGCAATGAGTCTGGCAACCGTCGTCCTCGCAAATCCCGCCGCACGAATAGCCGTGACAGCATGGATAACCGTCGCGACAACCGCAACTCTAAAGCAGACGAAGTGATCACGGTAACACCTGATACACAAGCTCCTGCGACAGAGACAGCACCAGCCGCGAAAAAGAACGGCAAACGCGACAATAACAGCGACGATGACAAACAAGGTAAGCGTCGTCGCCGTCGCACACGCCGCAACACTGATGACAATGATCAACAGAACCAGAGCAAAACTGAAGATCAGTCGACAGCCACTGCTAAAAAAGCAAACGATGAGCAACCAGAGGCTCGCAGCCGCAATCGTGGTCGCCGTCGTCGTAATGCTGAACGCTCTGCTGAACGAAGCAACAAGCAACAAACCGAAACAGCGTCGGTAGAGACCACCGACAACAAGCCTAAGGTTAACGATGCAGCAACAACCGCTGCCGCTATCATTGCCGCTTCAGCTAAAGCAGAATCAGCAGCTAGCAAACGGGTAGAAACAACAAGCAATACTGCCCACTCAGCAACCATGATTGCTGTGATCCCTGAAGCGGTAACTGAGGTGTCGGCCGCAAAAGCCATTAACATGGCCTTTATCGCTGTTCGCCCAGAAGACACCATCTATCTGGACGATAACGCTAGCACTGTAGTTGAGGCAGAGGCAGACCACTCTCCTTCTACAAACGACATCAAGCCTTCAGGCGAGCAAGCGCCAACAGCTCAACCGGCCGATAGCGCAACGCCAACTGCAGACTCAACAGTGGAGACTACCGTTGAAGCTGAGGTTGGGACTACTGCTGAAGCTGAACCATTGCAAGCGGAAGAGAAAGCGCCTGAGCCTATCGAACAGCACGCTGAACAGCCAACACCGACAACTGAACAGGTCAGTGCAACTACAGAGGCACCGGAAAATGTAGAGAAGCAGGCGGTTAGCGAAACGGTTGAAGAAACCACGCCAAGTACAGACGCTATTACCGAGCCTACTTCAGAAGCTGAAGCTGAGACTCAAACCAACGAGCCAGAAGTAGCCGCAGAAACAGAACAAAAAACGTCTGTAGCTGCCGCTCAAGATAACTCAAATACAGCGGAACCTACGGCACCCGCGCGCCGCCAACGCCGTGCAGGTCGAGCGGCTAATGACCCACGAGAAATTCGACGCCGCCAACAAGCAGAAGCTAATACAGAAAATTAA